A window of the Culex pipiens pallens isolate TS unplaced genomic scaffold, TS_CPP_V2 Cpp_Un0029, whole genome shotgun sequence genome harbors these coding sequences:
- the LOC128093738 gene encoding uncharacterized protein LOC128093738: MNMKKELQRLTLKVRNEAPEEESLAKIRALRRELKTLDDEFRQFTAATPTSKPRVRGFMFPINNEDDLERLESTVITNPQIRNQYIDYLAFIKPVRQSVQQTFSKFFTDQCMTNYNWHGLEKVSYPRTPKRPMQKYEIFNSCMIEAWQSHGIDQEMLVEQLKKAVYAISRRRYTKNQAIRKKNRLNEESAALLNDDGTPQQVEEVETSEEIVM; encoded by the exons ATGAACATGAAGAAGGAGCTGCAACGGCTCACGCTGAAGGTTCGCAACGAGGCTCCCGAGGAGGAGAGTCTGGCGAAAATCCGTGCCCTGCGTCGCGAGCTCAAAACGCTGGACGACGAGTTCCGGCAGTTTACGGCAGCGACACCAACGTCGAAGCCTCGCGTGCGCGGCTTCATGTTCCCGATCAACAACGAGGACGACCTCGAGCGGCTGGAGTCGACCGTGATCACGAATCCGCAAATTCGGAACCAGTAT ATCGACTACCTGGCTTTCATAAAACCGGTACGCCAGAGCGTGCAGCAAACGTTCAGCAAGTTCTTCACCGACCAGTGTATGACAAACTACAACTGGCATGGCCTGGAGAAGGTGTCCTACCCGCGAACCCCGAAAAGACCCATGCAAAAGTACGAAATCTTCAACAGCTGCATGATCG AGGCCTGGCAAAGCCACGGAATCGACCAGGAAATGCTCGTCGAGCAGCTGAAAAAGGCCGTGTACGCCATCAGCCGCCGGCGCTACACCAAGAACCAGGCCATCAGGAAGAAAAATCGGCTGAATGAAGAAAGTGCTGCGCTGCTAAATGATGACGGAACGCCACAACAAGTCGAAGAAGTAGAGACAAGCGAAGAGATAGTGATGTGA
- the LOC128093739 gene encoding uncharacterized protein LOC128093739 — protein MILSSNFNLNQKLILLFPISASVEMFKVSSKMMMQAGARHRTRVKSKRPTSQAEKLTFSATVDGFFFPLANDQEVELLEATVRANEKIREQYIQLLRDCKAQCPRLDIANIFSDLFSDEALLSYNYFGMTNRSKKKRAMRDYWIFSECMLEAWSDEGIDQETLKAKLTKIISRLNHKLRTRGYRSKAATNEVLEFEMLDEDYEEYQSV, from the exons ATGATTTTGTCTTCTAATTTTAATCTCAATCAGAAGCTAATATTGTTGTTCCCTATTTCAGCTAGCGTCGAAATGTTCAAAGTCAGCTCTAAAATGATGATGCAAGCAGGAGCTCGCCACAGGACAAGGGTCAAATCCAAACGGCCTACCTCACAGGCCGAAAAGCTGACGTTTTCCGCAACCGTCGATGGATTCTTTTTTCCACTCGCCAACGACCAAGAGGTTGAGCTGCTGGAAGCTACCGTTCGCGCAAATGAGAAAATTCGCGAGCAATAT ATCCAACTCTTGCGCGACTGCAAGGCGCAATGTCCCCGGCTGGACATTGCCAACATTTTCTCCGACCTGTTCAGCGACGAAGCGCTGCTCAGCTACAACTACTTCGGTATGACGAATCGGTCCAAAAAGAAGCGCGCCATGCGAGACTATTGGATATTTTCCGAGTGTATGCTGG aGGCCTGGAGCGACGAAGGAATCGACCAGGAGACCCTGAAGGCAAAGTTGACAAAGATAATCTCCCGACTGAATCACAAGCTGCGAACGCGAGGCTACAGAAGCAAGGCTGCGACAAATGAAGTACTAGAATTCGAGATGCTCGATGAAGATTATGAAGAATATCAGAGCGTTTAA
- the LOC128093745 gene encoding uncharacterized protein LOC128093745, which produces MEKSEIERLEEAVRENPYIRDQYVEFLHHKKPRNMTLVQFLPMVFADEALISYNLHGSHASGKSKVSMKGYFIFSSCILEAFDSEGLEMNELCNQLAIAIKQSRNRMRQRTFRAKKSIQKLSTKDQATQ; this is translated from the exons ATGGAAAAGTCCGAGATTGAGCGGTTGGAGGAGGCTGTACGGGAGAATCCTTACATCCGGGATCAATAC GTTGAGTTCCTGCACCACAAGAAGCCGAGAAACATGACGCTGGTGCAGTTCCTACCGATGGTATTCGCCGATGAAGCGCTCATCTCGTACAATCTACACGGTTCTCATGCTTCCGGCAAGTCAAAGGTCTCCATGAAGGGATACTTCATATTTTCTTCGTGTATCTTAG AGGCATTCGACAGCGAAGGTCTGGAGATGAACGAACTGTGCAACCAGTTGGCCATCGCGATCAAGCAAAGCCGTAACCGGATGCGTCAACGAACGTTCAGAGCGAAGAAATCGATCCAAAAGTTGTCTACGAAGGATCAAGCAACTCAATAG
- the LOC128093747 gene encoding uncharacterized protein LOC128093747 yields the protein MRIVSPQRNYRRAKLEKSTEPYCYNSRGNLVFERYGFSKTSAHGSGNVVYWRCTGYRKHKCKATLKTQNKDLYVINARHSHEPNARGSVFPAALPIWQESNSEQEVRKPSKIKRE from the exons ATGCGAATCGTCTCACCGCAGCGAAACTACAGGCGTGCCAAGCTGGAAAAGTCCACCGAACCGTACTGCTACAACAGTCGCGGAAATTTGGTATTTGAGCGGTACGGCTTCTCGAAGACAAGTGCCCACGGCTCGGGAAATGTGGTGTATTGGCGGTGCACCGGCTACCGCAAGCACAAGTGCAAGGCGACGCTTAAAACGCAGAACAAGGACCTGTACGTGATCAACGCGCGGCACAGTCATGAACCGAACGCGCGCGGCAGCGTTTTCCCCGCGGCACTTCCCATTTGGCAG GAATCAAATAGTGAACAGGAAGTTCGAAAACCGTCGAAAATAAAAcgagaataa